A window of Manduca sexta isolate Smith_Timp_Sample1 unplaced genomic scaffold, JHU_Msex_v1.0 HiC_scaffold_2308, whole genome shotgun sequence genomic DNA:
ttcggattgtattatattacagagggatagtacctctgagtgacatattcttccatgatattcagcaataaaatcatcacattaattattcatttgaaaatggctgtaatttaaaaaaaataatcattttctacgtatttcgtggatttctatcgtttgtactccctcgtttcggactgtactatattacagagggattgtacctctgagtgacatattcttccatgatattcagcaataaaatcatcatattaataattcatttgaaaatggctgtaattttaaaaaaataatcattttctacgtatttcgcggatttccatcgtttgtactcctttgtttcggattgtaccatgttagagagggattgtacctctgaggggcgtcttcCGTCTTCAATCgtcttctttcagctataaaatcattaaaatgatggttgacttgaaaatgccgcgagtttatgttactacacaaggcggtgattgacaaaactctcagtacaccatatctctagtccctataaggtacaaacaaaataaaaacggtacaatccggtactgacctagtataattttaaactcacttgccaacttcaaacaggtcaaaaaacaatttatataggtaataaagttaatgaaaagtatagtaaacaaagaagccagctcgggctggcaggaaagaagaaataaaatgatgtatatatgttattttaaataaataataagggagaaacgcgtcgtgatcctcatcggtgaggacaataaaagccctaacctagctaacctaccagcctttcactagctacctaagcgataactacccgaagaagaaaggcagaaagaaactccgggctttatttttgtcatcaattgtccattgaatcttttataatattatttttaaatatatattttttttaataagtcttttgtatacaaagtctgattaattatataagcttatatacgctcatcaccgtaaaagtgcggagaaaatccacctaaaagtatttaacaacaactaaaaattaacgaaaaaaaaaacaataatactaatcatttataaaatttatgatacatTGTAcatgcatacgcctacatttacaaacataattttgttgttttacatttcatattttgacatagatcatacatacatacatgcataatatatattatagcatcacacctttatcccttttaagggatagacagaagtgtaacaccacagcgcgatagctgtactgtgatcgaaatattatcagttgtgtttttgatttaagtttgcttgaatctacttcttacatacatatgtatagcatcacaccttttcccttttcaggggtaggcaaaggtgtaacatttcagcgcgatagtcgtattgtaagcgaaacataactacgccatcgagacagtatattttatagtacaagtccatctagcttaaccagcaatttcaattagacaccgactccaaaattcgtatctagtatatacctgttatgtgaaattattttttggttttgagtggttttgaaggccgtttatttatttttatattattaaattatttttattttcaaaacagctcgagcaacataatccttattgtggtaactaattagcaacaaattcctacattacgacttatcaaataagtataagtttcgtgagtgtccatgctagcttgatatcaagatagcagtggtagcttttttttctaaacggcttgagcaaaaaaatcgaaatagtggtaactaattagcaacaaattcctacattacgtctgatcaaataagtataagtttcgttagggtccatgctagcttgatatcaagatagcagtggtagctttttttctaaacggcttgagcaacaaaatcgaaatagtggtaactaattagcaacaaattcctacattacgtctgatcaaataagtataagtttcgttatggtccatgctagcttgatatcaagatagcagtgaccggtttttttctaaacggcttgagcaacaaaatcgaaatagtggtaactaattagcaacaaattagcaacaaattcctacattacgtctgatcaaataagtataagtttcgtgagggtccatgctagcttgatatcaagatagcagtggcagcttttttttctaaacggcttgagcaaaaaaatcgaaatagtggtaactaattagcaacaaattagcaacaaattcctacattacgtctgatcaaataagtataagtttcgtgagggtccatgctagcttgatatcaagatagcagtggtagctttttttctaaacggcttgagcaaaaaatcgaaatagtggtaactaatgagcaacaaattagcaacaaattcctacattacgtctgatcatataagtataagtttcgttatggtccatgctagcttgatatcatgatagcagtgaccggttttttctaaacggctggagcaacaaaatcgaaatagtggtaactaattagcaacaaattagcaacaaattcctacattacgtctgatcaaataagtataagtttcgtgagggtccatgctagcttgatatcaagatagcagtggtagcttttttctaaacggcttgagcaaaaaaatcgaaatagtggtaactaatgagcaacaaattagcaacaaattcctacattacgtctgatcatataagtataagtttcgttatggtccatgctagcttgatatcatgatagcagtgaccggttttttttctaaacggctggagcaacaaaatcgaaatagtggtaactaattagcaacaaattagcaacaaattctaaaatatatttggtttaattctgctaagttactactgctaccttgacagagctCAGAAATTTAGATACCAGttcaaatattaacaaacattttttttttattaatttcgacgaaaatcaatttaaattctgTAATTAACATTGTTTACTTATTGTTCAAGcaatttgtgtaattttattaataactatggAAAAATCCGTTCTTACAATTTGAATTGTTCTTAGAAGCTGCATTAATTCGTAACTAgagtaacaatattaaaataaagacgtAATCGGGTCCCATAGAAGTCCATTTGATCCGatcattaacaaaataaagaacCTGACATTTTTTCGTTGTCCGTTTCACGTGAAATACTCCAACTTCCATAATAAATTCTTCTGCATACAGCAGTTCATCTAAAAATTCTCTGtctataattatgatttatgggCAGTGATAAATTAACGTCAAATGATCCACTAGTTTACCGACGTACTTTTGGAAAAACAAGGCTAAGTTACCTTGAGCCATCCAAACCATCCCCCCCATAACAATCACCACCAGCGATGATATCATGGTGAGAGAGAAGACGTTCTGCATCCTCGTCGTGAACTTGATGTCATAAGCGTTTATAAACGTCAGGAAACCTGAGGAATAAGTATCATTAAGTAGGAAGGTTCGATAGAGGTGTCTCATAGCACTGTAAATCGTTAAGCTTGTACGTTCAGCTTAATACGTGGAATAATGGAGGAAGCAGTTGAATAATTATGAGAACGCCCAATGTCTCACAGATAATCGGCGTGACTTAACCAAGGTTTATATTAGCTATTAAACTTGCAGAAGCTGGTATATGCAAGTTTTCTAGGCttacatgtaaaaaatattcatgttgaGATAGGAAGTAAAGGTGGCAGATAAAAAAGGTTAGGCGCGTTACGAAATTATAGTTtatagaaaagtaataaaaccagTTATATTCTCTTAGTTTATTAACCTCCCCGCACTCATACGCTTACTATTTTTACTTTGTGATATTAATTTAGCACCACTAGTTAATAATTCTTTGAATTTACGTCTCATATGAGAACCCGTAATCATTTCACCCTCGGAGGGCGAcgaactatatataaaatagcgAAATCTCGCGCCCTCCAACATCATAACCATCGTGAAAAAAATCACTTATCATCACCGCTGAGAACCGAACATGTTACAGATAACTTACATATCGTGACGGCAGCTAGGAGTTTCCTGCACAGCGGATTTATGGTGCAACCATGGTATATCGGCTGAAGCACGTTGTTGGCAAATGTCAGAGCCATGATGGCGTTAGTGCTTGGTCTGGAAGATAAGTCAGAGTACAGTCAGAGTCCTTAAAAAGCAATTCTTGTTGAACATGTTTGATAGTCTATAGTTTTTGTGTGCAATATCACATAGATCTGTCGTGGTCTTTCTTATACCCCCTTTGTGGTCGCTGGAGGCTATCAGCGAGCGATAAAGGGTCGAGGGGAAATTAGGaggggtatttttttttacaaataaacacacaaactttcgcattaataatattagtggaTATGTAAGTTTAAACTGAGAAAAAGGATAAGTCTCATATGACacaatagatatatttaaaactaaccgcccgcagcttcgcccgcgtttatttcggacttcaaaaatggagccggtcgcgaacattcgagaatgttcgttttacgaagctactcgctaggtgattcgctagcctctaggtgccaaggaagccgcctgcctgtgcgttcgcgaccttatatatatacagaaataatctttatagcatgattcagtattcacgtatgatggcttattactagcgtatctcatgtataactttggtgtttctatatcgatttctatgattattttttatggaatatttaataatgttaacttttttaattagggatgactgagagtgttataaacgtaagagtagacaaatacaatgagaaagcttcgaactgctaagctatcgggagttacacgtgttattgtgagtcaaccataaaagatagacatgtgctgtcgtgggatattttttacataattttaaggagaacatttccgtcatacatgatttctgtgtagctttaaccatcaaagttgcacacgcgacggaagtttaaaaaatggagtaacttctcccgttttcccaacatttcccttcactgctctgctcctattaattgtagcgtgatgaaaagtatactttAACCAGcgcaggagtatgacaaataattgtaccaagtttcattaaaatccgtcgagtagtttttgtttctataacggttatacagacagacagacagacaaaaattttaccaattgcatttttggcatcagtatcgatccctaatcaccccctgatagttattttggaaatatatttcatgtacagaattgacctctctacagatttattataagtatagataaagaatagggtatttgatgggtatttgactatgtttcattttgtgattattatattatgtagccaattagtgcaataaataaatctttgtgtgaaaacagcattaaaattcggtAAGAGATGGgtcagtaattcaaatttcaaatattgctaagTGCAGGAGTGGACGTGGaatggggatatcgctccagcTCTTTGTtacgcacgcatcgtaatgcaccgctgacgtcacatgcaagtatttcgtctcttttctatttttttacacttatcCCTACAACCAAATTTcaaaggcttataacttgtggatttttcatcagatttcttccgttttagaatttataagacgtacattattttataaaagtaataaaagaattaataaGTCAGATACCCTATTTTCATGACTGacggcctcggtggcgtaggtgTATTATATACGCTGTACGACAAAtactctgaggtcccgggttcgaatcccgggtcgagcaaattGATATTTCGGTTTTTTTGCTCACTATCatctcggagtctggaattggtgcCCGGTATGGAGATAGGATCATCGCCTACTACATCACCCACCTCTGCTTACTCCTTCggaaataaatgcgtgatgtgtattttttgatACATAATTTCGGAAGTCactatcaaataattaaatctcAAACTGTGCAGCAAGTGAATTAGCGctgataatttataatctaaaggCGTATGAGGCCGGTGGACCTGATGGCTTTGGGTTCGACTCTCACATTGGGCATTTCATTCTATGGGTTTGTATAACAGCCATGCATGGCCGATATTATGTGATGTACGAATTCTACGACGAGCACCATACATATAGTTCACTTAAATACTGGGCGTTCCATTAcgtgtagaatttttaaattataaaccagTGCATCTAGCAATCTATACTTGAAATAAGAATAATGATTCTTCTTAATCCTAGTAtctatagtatatattttttatgccttgCATGTATACAATAAAGATTAATgagtttaagaataaaataaataaaactaacataaatatgaaaatagcaTCCCACAAGTACAGGAAGGCGGGCAGCGGTCCATACGCCTCGTCGATGTAGTGGTAGTCTCCTCCGCTCTGCGCCAGTGTTGTTCCTGAAAATGTGATGGAACACTCTATTAGAATGAAGCTTGTTTTGTTGCGAATGGATCAGGTATAACGATATGTGTAAatgtaaaattcaaaataatagtgCTTCTGGTGATTCTAACCAACATATGTCTagctatgtaaaaaaaataaaatagttactaatttatatttattatttactagcttttgctcgcggcttcgcccgcgtgaaggtgttttccaggataaaattccactgtttgataaaagtcttgctacatattttcccggtacttataggttcaaactaattttatccccaatctataatttcagttcaatcagtcgaaaatctaagaacatttatacaaactttcatcccctattttatccccttaagggtagaatttatcaaaatcctttcttaggggatgcctacgtcatagtagctttatgcatgtaaagtcttagcccgatccgtccaatggtttgggctgttccttgatatatcactgtcagtcacctttgagttatatattatattaacaactgaagttagctaaaattgagtttctcgaagccgaccactatttatgtactatgtattttgagactatgcaattttgtcgcgttcgcgattcactttcacttttgttgagtttcagaacgcgatattagatcctccaacgcgcacgcgaatttgaactttatgcagcggtaataaattacaaattgactctccattttatttagaaaacgtttgtatgggaaatagaaaaatgctgttttgaggattttcccggcaattattcgaatttttctcaccttttaaatcttccctagacctccacgaataattcaagaccaagataagataaatccgttcagccgttctcgagttttagcgagactaacgaacagcaattcatttttatatatatagattttcagctgccaagcagcagtgtgtcactgttgtatttcggtttgaaggacattgtagccagtgtaactactggacataatgacacttaacatcttatgtcttaggatggtgagtgcagtggaataccaaacaatactttgtaatccaaggtgttggatggtgtttctcctgtttacgggcggtcgcattgcttaccatcaggcgaacggtaagctcgtctcgtcattcactgcaattaaaaaaacacaaggCACATAAGGTCAAGTTACGTTGACCACTTTTATTCCCAAAAAATTACTTCGTAATGTTGtaacaaaacaatgtcacagAAACCAGTTGGCCTTCAGACCACCAAATATATCAACCTAGCCCGAATATGAAATCCGGGATGAAAATCTTATTGCCTTAGAAAAATAGccattataatagttttattttcacatgATACAGGAAGAAATAGTTTTGTACTTGACTGGAGACCGGTTGGTAAAAGTCCGTTGTATCATTATAACCAGTGTAACTTTTGGCCACTATGAAACTTTTTATCAAATTTGAATTGTATTCAAGCGCAGATGTTTTGCAAGTTCTAATAATGCCTCTATTTACAGGCAGTTTCAGCGCAAAGACAAACTCCACGccacttaataataatacttacccAACTCAGAATAAGATAAGGCGCCAAGAGTCGCTAGTCCTCCACAAATGGCCCAAACAGTGAGAGAGCCCCACACTGAGCCGGTCTTCTGCAGCACCTCCCGGGGCGAAATGAAGATGCCACTTCCAAATATAATACCTAGTATTAGGGTGACACCTTCAAGCAACCCTAATTGCTTGCGCATTCTGACTTTTTCTTCTGGCATCATTATCCCTGTATTTTTCCCTTATATACAGCCAAACGAAATAAATTGGAATGgacttacttataaatttataggCGTTTGCCAATGTAGATAATCGTATTAAATTGTATAGCAAACATTTTCGAAAGTACCTCTTTAAGATTGTAATTGATAACTAAGAAGTAAATAATCACaatgtggaaaataaaaatgtaatcatttGATCTGTTTGATATTTCTATATGACGTATTATTctttcaaagagaattataatatatatggaaaattatAGTTAGGTTTTCGTTCCGAATCTTTGTTTATTCTGATATAATACTATACCGagctcagaacaagaacaagcatagaaggaatctaaattaccctcatatacttatcctattttttcaaataggccaaaaccgttgaaaagaacgagacaaatattatgttgctaaggtcggcttgcgtaccctttaaaataatcaaatggttacctttggtcatctttatgatgccgaattaaaaagcaaataaaatgtcaaatgttccaacttgccaacctcaaaacaatgtcacaaacgcgcccacacaatttagttacgttatacttcagcgcgtgcttttcaaaagtggctacatgttttgtaatatttttgttgttaattgtaataaatacacagtgctgtttaaataaaatatagccctacgaacaagcaatggcctacGTTATTGTGggatgtaaatctcattcttctcgtaaagaaaatgaaactgaaatcatcagcttccatcggtgagtaaacaaaaaacccaatatatttgcttaaatcctctacataagtgcaaaagtgttattaattatactttattatgctgtagtcatattataatctgctgttggccattcgatacagtcattattaagtatttttcattttaccaatttacgtagtcgagttcaatagtgttgtgctgcatattctattgataacatagatgttagtatattgtagtttattattttgcataaattcaatgtacggtggtgtagtggtaaaagccattCGGGAACCATACCCGAAAGCTGGggcgaggaaactatctgattttcatagtgtgtttcatacaatgtgtttcattgcagattccccacagatgatgctatgaggcaaaagtGGATCATTGCCATAGCTCATCCCAATAGGAATTGTAAAAACAGGACCGTGTTTGTTCCAAACATTTCGAAAAAGACTTATTTTATAACCATTGATCATAAATGGCGCAGACTAAAACCTAATGCTGTCCCCTCATTACATCTACGTTCAGAGatggtaatattataatatattgcatacGTAATCATACATGAAATGAATGCGCACCTATTACATTTGTATGctagcaaattaaatttttctctcAATcactgttaatatattttacgccTTACAGAAGATAaagttgatatttatttatattaattagggTAGTGTGGTAGTTTGCTTGTCTCTGATTCCCatgttattttgtttcagaATGTTATATCGACGACCTCTACTAGCTTCAATGCTGTACAGCCATCCAATTCAATCAGTATGTCAGCAGTGCAACAGGAAACTGATTTAATATATCGggtatttaaattagaaaaagataataaaaggcTTCAGAAAATTGCTAGACAACGATTGTTAAAGATAAATTCTTTACGATAAAAAACCAGacgtttaaagaaaaaaaatattgatttgcaTACCCGCTTAATggattttacttaaaaatgagAGAATAGAAGCAGAAAGTTTGCTGTTATTGGAATCTGTGATGGATAACCcgataataaaaagatatttgacAAAACAAATGGGTGACAATACGCGTGAATTCAGCTTAGAAATGAAAAAATTTGCGGTAACGTTGCATTACTTATCACCACGTGCCTATACTTTCTTGCGCAGCGAGTTAAAGGATATTTTACCTCATCCAAAAACTATTGGAAAATGGTATCAAACCATCGACTGCAATCCAGGATTTACAGTCGAAGCCGTTGATGCAATCAGGgaaagagtaaaataaaaaaatgggaaACCTTTATATTGTGCATTGTCACTAGATGAAATGGCTTTGCGAAAATTGGTTGAGTGGGATGGAACTAATTATTTTGGCTTTGTTAATATCGGCTGTGATCTTGATTCCCATGACATACCATTAGCGAAAGAAGCCTTAGTGTTTATTATAACAGCCATTAACGACACATGGAAAATCCCTGTTGggtattttttgataaattctattACCGCCCAACAGAAAGCAATTCTAGTACTGCAATGTGTATCATTATTGGCTGAAACTGGAGCTAATATTGTAACTCTTACTTTCGACGGCGCTGCTACCAACAAAGCTATGTCGAGTCATTTGGGatgtgatttattaaattattttttcattcaaaatgatcacaaaatatatatgtgGCCTGATCCATGCCATAACATAAAGTTAATACGAAACACATTCGGTGACAAAAAAGTCCTCATAGATCATCAAGGCAATAAAATAtcttggttttatattatactattacataaaattcaaaacaacgAAGGACTACATTTaggcacaaaaataaaaaaagaccaTATCgaatatgtaaaacaaaaaatgaaggTACGCTTAGCGACGCAATTTTTAAGTGCAAGTGTTGCAGATGCACTAGAATTTTGTAGGGACATTGGGATCCCTGAATTTTTGGGTTGTGATGGCACCATCCAgttcataagaatatttaataatctgtTTGACAtaatgaacagtagaaacatgaGAGCCAAAGGACGGAAACGGGCGCTAGCCAAATTTAACGTGGAGGAAACAAAGAACTTTTTTGAAAACGTTGAAGTATACATTAAACATTTGAAATTCCTTGACGGTACATTAGTAATTGATTCAAATAGATCAACTGGTTTTCGTGGTTTTATTGTTTGCATGAAATCACTTTTTGCATTATATAACACATTGATTGCCCAGGAAAACAGCACACTGAATTACATATGTACTTACAAACTATGCCAAGATCACCttgaattatttttcggatCTATTAGAGCAAAATGCGGCTTTAATAACAATCCATCAGCATGTATGTTTCGCGCGGCTTATAAAGATTATTAGTGCATGCCCAATTTAAAGATAGTGCTACTGGGAATGGTTTGCAAttagaaaaaattacaattctcAATGCTTCTGCAATAAATTCAACGACTGGAAACAGCAGACTCGTCGAAAGCCCTGATGATATAACGATGAATCTGGAGAATTTAGACGATCACGATTACATTTTTCCAACACTGACCGAGTATGCTCATCATGTTGTCGAGTATATAGCTGGTTTTGTtgtaaggaaattaaaaaaaacaattacattgcGAAACATGTATCCAGAGCATGTTAGAAAGTAcagcaaataaaaataccttttccTTGGTTTCTCACAAAAATAGAGGAGGTTTAATTCAACCCTCTGATAGAGTGACTAAAGTGTGTTCAACGGCAGAAAAAATATTGCGGGAATACCAAACTCGCGTAGGTTCCA
This region includes:
- the LOC119192064 gene encoding b(0,+)-type amino acid transporter 1-like, producing the protein MMPEEKVRMRKQLGLLEGVTLILGIIFGSGIFISPREVLQKTGSVWGSLTVWAICGGLATLGALSYSELGTTLAQSGGDYHYIDEAYGPLPAFLYLWDAIFIFIPSTNAIMALTFANNVLQPIYHGCTINPLCRKLLAAVTICFLTFINAYDIKFTTRMQNVFSLTMISSLVVIVMGGMVWMAQGNLALFFQKYVGKLVDHLTLIYHCP